TATCTTTGACGGTGAAGGTATTACGGCGACAACGTCGACGAAAAGCAACGCCGACGGGATTGCACGTACGATTGAAGCGTTGAAACAGCCGTTCAAAGGCTTGTTGTTCACCAATCTTGTTGATTTCGATTCCCTGTACGGACACCGGCGCGATCCGGAAGGTTACGCGAAAGCCCTGGAGGAGTTTGACCAGGCGGTACCGGAGCTCGAAAGCACGCTTGGGGAGCGCGACCTATTGATCGTCACGGCCGATCACGGCAATGACCCTATCCATCCGGGAACCGACCATACTCGCGAATATGTACCGATTCTGCTGTACAGCCCGGCATTCGCCAATCCGGAGCGGCTGGACGCAAGAGCAACCTTCTCGGATCTTGGCGCTACAATCGCCGATAATTTCGGCGTGCCGACACCGCCAAACGGCGCAAGCTTCTTAAGCTTGCTGAAGACAAAAGAGTAATAAGGATTAAGAGGAGGAACGAACGATGAGTTCAACTACAATGACAGCAGCACAGATTAAGGAGGCTGCTTCCTTTATCGCCGGCAAAGTACAGGTGAAACCGGAGATTGGCCTGATTATGGGCTCCGGCCTTGGCGTGCTAGGCGATCATATCGAAAACCCGGTTACGATCGATTATAGCGACATTCCTCATTTCCCGGTATCTACGGTAGAAGGCCATGCAGGGGAACTGGTAGTCGGAAACTTGTCCGGCAGAGCGGTAGTGCTTATGCGCGGCAGATTCCATATGTACGAAGGATACGGACCGGAGCTGACGGCATTTCCTGTTCGCGTTATGAAGGCGCTAGGCGTTACAGCCTTGCTGGTAACAAATGCCGCAGGCGGCGTGAACCTCGATTACGAAGCCGGTAACTTGATGCTGATCTCCGATCATCTGAACATGACGGGAAAAAACCCTCTGATCGGTCCTAACGATAATGAGCTTGGCGTAAGATTCCCGGATATGTCCGAGGCTTACAGCAAGCGTCTGCGCGCGATTGCCCGCGATACGGCGGCCAAACAAGGCCTCAAGCTGCAGGAAGGCGTTTATGCCGGTCTGCTTGGTCCAACATACGAGACGCCTGCCGAAATTCGCATGCTGCGCGTATTGGGTGCAGATGCTGTCGGCATGTCGACTGTTGCTGAAGTCATTGCTGCCCGACATTCCGGCATTGAAGTGCTTGGTATTTCCTGTATCAGCAATATGGCGGCAGGGGTGCTTGACCAGCCATTGTCGCATGACGAGGTTATAGAAACGACGGAACGCGTAAAAGCTGAATTTTTGGCGCTAGTGAAGGAAGTCATCCGACTTTTTTAGTAGATCTTTGTAATAAAAATGTAACAATTGGCTCGACGGAATATGACAGTATTTGATGGCGAGGTCGTCGTATAATGTCCATGATTATGCGATGATGGAGTGGAGAAAAGTGGACAAGCTATTACTCGTCGAAATCGAGCAGCTTAGAGGGAAAATGGTTGAAAAAGCAATGAAAAAGAAAACATTTGTACATCGTGAGGTGCTCCAGCTGAGTCAGATGCTGGACGAACTGATCGTTCGGCAACAAATGCTGCGAGCGCATTCTCATAAATGACTGCGTGGCAGAAACGGAGTGAATAACATGCGAGCGGTAGATCTAATACAAAAGAAGCGGGATGGCGGAGAGCTGACTGCAAAAGAATTGACGTTTCTGGTGGATGGCTATTGCGATGGGGACATTCCGGATTATCAGATGTCGGCTTGGGCTATGGCGGTACTCTTTCGGGGAATGACACCGGCCGAGACGGCGGCACTTACGCTTGCCATGGCTAATTCGGGAGACCAGGTAGACCTGGCTCCGATCGCCGGAGTGAAGGTAGACAAGCACAGCACGGGCGGAGTAGGCGACAAAACAACGCTGATTATTGCCCCGCTTGTTGCATCCGTCGGTGTTCCGGTTGCCAAAATGTCCGGCAGAGGACTTGGCCATACTGGGGGAACTATTGACAAATTGGAATCGATTGCAGGCTTTCAGACAGAGCTGACGAGGGAGAAATTCCTCGAACAAGTGAATGAGCTTGGATTGTCGGTTATCGGACAAAGCGGAAATCTGGCACCAGCAGACAAAAAGCTTTACGCGCTGCGGGATGTGACAGCTACCGTCGAATCCATTCCGTTAATAGCGAGCTCTGTCATGAGCAAGAAGATCGCGGCCGGTGCCGATGCCATCGTGCTGGATGTGAAGACGGGAAGCGGCGCTTTTATGAAGACCGTGGATGATTCCGAGAAGCTGGCCCAAGCTATGGTGGATATCGGTACCAAGGTCGGCCGTCAGACCGCTGCTGTAATAAGCGACATGGATCAACCGCTCGGCTTTGCTATCGGCAATGCGCTGGAAGTCCGGGAAGCAATCGAAACGCTGCAGGGCAATGGTCCTGCGGATCTTACCGAATTATGTCTTACTTTGGGCGCGCATATGGTTGTTCTTGGCGGAAAAGCTTCGACAGTTGCCGAAGCGAAAGGGCTGCTGCAAAGCCAGCTTGCTAATGGCGAAGCCTTAGCCAAGTTCAAGCAGTTTGTCTCCGCGCAAGGCGGCGACGTCTCGGTCGTAGATGATCTTGATCGGTTACCTCAGGCTGCGGAGCAAGCAGAGGTAAAAGCCGCTGCTGCAGGGTTTATCGCAGCGATTGACGCGGAAGAGCTTGGAATCGCCGCGATGCTGCTTGGAGCTGGACGGGCAACGAAGGACGCGTCTATAGACTATTCCGTCGGCATCACGATCCGCAAGAAGGTTGGAGATGCGGTCAGCGAAGGTGATACGCTTGCCGTGCTTCATACACGAGCCCAGGATCCTGCCGTGGAGGAAGTTATAGCTAAAGTCCGCGAAGCTTACACGATAGCGGCCGATAAGCCCGAAGAGCGTCCGCTTCTCTTGTCTGTTGTTACCGCAGAAGGAACGAAACGATATTAGTGCCGTTTAATAAACCGCCGTACTCCCTCAGGGAGTACGGCGGTTTTTGTTATGTTCGACATCTATTTACGTGGAATAATTTTCTTGAAAGAGGTCAAGACTGGAGAAGACAATATAGCCCAATTGCGGTGTAAAACTTATGCGACAAGAACCGCATCATCTTTGAAGGAGACCTGCACATGAAAAAAGTTTGTACGAAGCTGTTCATTCTATTCGCTGCATTTGCCCTAACCGCAATGCCAGCTGCTGCTAACGCCAATGCCGTAATTAGCGCGAAAGAGCCCGTTCCCGGTGCTCAAGGCCAACAGCAGCAGACCGCATCGCTTGATCTAGCACCCTCCGCGCGTTCCGCGGTCCTGATGGACGCGGACAGCGGAACCGTTATTTACGAGAAGGACAGCAACGTCAAGCTTCCTCCGGCGAGCATTACGAAGGTCATGACGATGCTGCTGATCATGGAAGCATTGGACGACGGGAAAATCAAACTGACCGACAAGGTGCCAACTAGCGAATACGCGGCTTCTATGGGCGGTTCTCAGATTTTCCTGGAACCCGGTGAAGAAATGACGGTTGACGAAATGCTGAAAGGGATCGCGATGGCTTCCGGCAACGATGCCTCTGTCGCTATGGCGGAAAAGCTTGCGGGATCGGAGCAGCAGTTTGTTGTAATGATGAATGAGAAAGCGCAGCAGCTGGGCTTGCAAAATACGCATTTTGCCAACTGTAACGGTCTGCCTGCAGCTGATCATTACACCTCCGCGCATGATATTGCAGTCATGTCGCGCGAGCTGCTGAAGCATTCCGAGATTACGAAATACACCGGGTCATACCAGGATTATTTGCGCAAGACTTCGGAGAAACCGTTCTGGCTCGTGAACACGAACAAGCTTGTAAGGTTCTACAGCGGAGCCGACGGTCTCAAAACTGGCTTCACGAATGAAGCGAAGTTCTGCTTAACGGCAACGGCCAAACGCGACAATCTGCGAGTGATCGCAGTCGTGATGGGCGAGCCAAACACCAAAACAAGAAATGCCGAAGTATCGCAAATGCTTGACTTCACTTTCGCGCAATACACGACCCATCCAATCTTCAAAGAAGGGGATACGATGGGCACAATCAAGGTCGAGAAGGGCGCAGTGCGCGAAATACCGCTGGTTGCTAAGCATCCTTACAGCATTTTGCTCAAAAAAGGAGCGGCAACGCAGGATATCCGTTATGAGCTGCAAATCGATCAACCGCTTAAAGCGCCGGTTGCGATCGGACAATCCATCGGCAAGCTTGTCGTCTACCAAGGCGACCAGGTTGTGAAGGAGTTCCCGGTAGACGCGCCTCAGTCGATTAATAAAGCCGGTTGGTTCAAGCTGCTGAAACGTTCCTTCGGAGGGCTCTTCTCTTAGCGCATTTTGTCAGCTTCTAGCGCTTCTCTTCTAGTTTTGTCGCCGTGCAGGAAACATGGGGATTCGCGGAGAAATCGTAGTGCGATCCAATAGCGAAGCCCAAAGGAGTTGAACGGCGACAATGAGTCTGCAAGCAGAACTGGAGCATTACCGTAATGTATTGATCGTGCGTCTCCGCGGAGAACTTGACCATCATACGGCGGATATTGTCCGCAACAAGATGGAGGCGGAGATCATGAGAGGGGAAAGCCACCACATTATTCTAAGCCTGAAGGATCTGCAGTTTATGGACAGCTCCGGATTAGGCGTCATTTTGGGCAGATACAAGCAGATTCGCAGCAAAGGCGGCAAAATGGTCGTATGCGACGTGAACCCGAGTGTCTACCGCCTGTTTGAAATGTCGGGCTTGTTTAAGATAATGAGCATTTACGACAATGAAAGAATGGCGATTTCTAGTCTGGAGGTGGTCTCGTAATGGGACGCAACGAAATGACGTTATCCTTTAGCGCCCGGTCTGAAAATGAGGCTTTTGCCCGTATTGCGGTGGCATCTTTCGTGTCGCAGCTGGACCCGACGCTTGAAGAACTGAACGATTTGAAGACGGCTGTGTCTGAAGCGGTTACGAATTCAATTATTCACGGTTACGACAGCGATCCTGCCGGCAAGGTAACCATTGAGGCCTCTATTGACGGGGACGTGGTATCTATTGCGATTTGGGATAATGGACGCGGTATCGAAGATCTGGAGTTGGCTCGCCAGCCGCTCTTTACCTCCAAGCCGGAAATGGAACGTTCGGGCATGGGCTTTACGATTATGGAAAATTTCATGGACCGTTTTGAAGTAACCAGTGAGCTGGGCCAAGGTACGCGGGTAGCTATGCTTAAGCGTATTGAATCGAAAAAAGCGCTGTATAACTAGCGTATAGGGGTTGAACCTCATGGATGTCGATTTGAAGCAAACGGCTCAGCCGTATTTGGATGATGCGGAAGTCAAACGCTTGATAGCGTTAAGCCAATCCGGCGATACGATCGCCCGGGATACGCTTGTTCAATGTAACATAAGATTGGTTTGGTCAGTCGTGCAGCGGTTTATCAACCGTGGTTACGAGCCGGAGGATTTGTTCCAAATCGGGTGTATCGGGCTGCTGAAGTCCGTCGATAAATTCGACCTGTCCTATGACGTGAAGTTCTCTACTTATGCGGTGCCGATGATTATCGGCGAGATTCAGCGCTTTTTGCGTGATGACGGTACGCTTAAGGTCAGTCGTTCATTGAAAGAGACGGCGAATAAGGTTCGGAAAATGAAGGATGAGCTGTCCAAGACGCTTGGCCGTCTGCCGACGGTCAGCGAAGTGGCGGATCGGCTTGGCATTACGCCGGAGGATGTGGTCTTCGCGCAGGAAGCGAATAAGCCGCCGACTTCCATTCATGAAACCGTATTCGAGAATGACGGTGATCCGATTACCCTGATGGATCAGATAGCGGACGATTCCCAGGAGCGCTGGTTCGATAAGCTCGCCTTGATCGAAGCGATTGAAGGCTTAAGCGAACGCGAGCGCCTGATCGTATACTTACGTTACTATAGGGATAAAACCCAATCCGAAGTCGCCAGCCGCTTGGGGATATCCCAGGTACAGGTGTCGAGGTTGGAGAAGAAAATTTTGCAGTCTATACGCGAACAAATTGCTCAATGAAATGGCAACTTGTTCGTCGTAAATACGCGAACAAATTGCTCAATGAAATGGCAACTTGTTCGTCGTAAATACGCGAACAAATTGCCCAATAGCCGCGAAAAAAAAGACCAAATGGCGCAACCTTTTCAAGGTGCTGCGAAGCCATTTGGTCTTTTCTTTTTCAACTCCTTGCAGCGGATAACTTTATCGCCATGCGTCTGCAGCTTGGCCTCAAACGCGGTTTTATTCCGCTCGAAATCGCTTGTCCACTTGAACATCATACGGAGCATATGAAAATCAGGCTTGTAATGACAAGGCTCGAGGCCAAGCTTTTGTTTCACGAAGCGGGATACGATTCTCCACAGGCGTACCTGAAGTGGTGTATCAACAAAAATAATTTTCTCCGCCATCTGGTAAAGGCATTGGTAGGAGTCACGGTCTGTCCCCTCAAATATCCATGCTCCGTTACGGTCGATTTCCATAAGTACTTCATGCTGCTCTTCGACTGTCCGCTTAGATCTCCCCGAATCAGTCTGATGATGAACGATAGCATCAAGCTCATACCAAGGGATTTGAAGCTGCTCGGATAAATGCTTGGCCAGAGTCGTTTTGCCGCTGGCCACGATGCCGACAATAAATATTTTGTTCATCCCCGGTCCTTTCCTAAGCTAGCCAAAAAACGCTTAGCCTCGCCTGGCGATTTCAGGATCACGATTTGCTTTTCTTCCGATAATTGCTGGAGTTTGTTAATGATTTCGGGTCTTTTTGTATTCGGATATTCCCAAATCCATTTCAAAAATTGCAAATCGATTTTTTCCTTGCAGCCTGCTCCCATGTCCGGTCTGGTTTTGTTCCGGTATTGAATGGATCTTTTGACTGCGCGGTACATGCATAACAATCTCGGGAAATCCAGATAAATAATCGTATCGGCGGCATTAAGCCGGATATCGAGCGTTCCTCCGTAGTTTCCGTCGATGATCCATTCCTCCCGATTGACCAGCTCATTTTGGACGATAATCTGCTCCTGCCGCGGTACGCCTACCCAATTCGGCTTCCAGAATAACGCATCCAAATGAGATACCTCCCGGTGAAGCGCTTGGCCAAGCTTTCGGGCCATGGTGGACTTGCCAGCTCCGCCCGATCCTATGATGGCAATTCGTTTCATTGTGTCCTCCTGAAGCCGTATATGTTCTTTACTAATTCCATCCTGCGGAGGTTATTCCTTGCGGGAGTTTCAATTTTTTACCTCTATAAGCATGACTATCCGATATCTCCTTTTCTCATACTAACAGGGAAGTAAACCCTTAGCGGGAACAAAGGAATGATGACAGATGGAAGCAACTGAGCCATCCGCCCTCTATCTGCGACTTAAGAAGAAAGTATGTATCCGGCCGGAGCGCAGCGTAACGCTGGGACAGGTATCGAGGCTGCTGGCGCCTAACGAGAAGCTGGAGCAGGAGCTTAGCGAGCTTGTGCTGTACCGCCATCATAAAGGGGACGGCAACCGGGTTGTCATTGATCTGCTTCAGATCGTGCGGGTAGTTAGGGAAGCGGCTCCGGGACTGTCCGTGGAAGCATACGGCGATCCGCAAGTACTTATCATGATATCCCCCAAACCACAAAAGCCGCGTATTGCCGTGCTTATTTTCGCCTGGCTTCTGCTCTTTTTCGGAGCGGGGCTTGCGATTATGAATTTCCACACGGATGTCAGCATGAAGGAGGTTCATATCCGGATTGTCGAGCTGCTGACCGGCAAGCGGACCGATCACCCTTTATGGTTCCAGATCCCGTATTCAATCGGAATTGGCCTAGGCATGATTCTGTTTTTTAACCATCTCTTCAAGAAGCGGTTCAACGAAGAACCCAATCCTCTGGAGGTGGAGCTGTATACGTATCAGGAAAATGTAAATGCCTACGTTATCGCGGACGAGATGCGCAAAAAAAACCGTCAGCATGGAGAGCGGGGCGATGACGATGGGTGATTGGCTGATGCACGTATTCGTCATGCTGCTCGGACTCTCCGGGGGGCTTGCGGTCGGGAGCGGACTGGTCGCCTTTCTGATTATACTCGATCTTATCCCGAGGCTTGCCCAGATCGCTTACGCTTATCGCGTATCCATATGGTTCGAGACGGCTGTCATTTGCGGTTCTATGTACTGGACCTTCGCTGATTTTATGGACTGGCGGTTGGCGCTGCCGAAGGCGATTATTCTGACCATTTCCGGTCTTATGACCGGTATGTTCGTCGGCATGCTGGCAGGAGCATTGACAGAGGTTATGAACGTGCTGCCGATTCTGGCGAAACGAATGAATCTATCCGATTATCTGGTTGGTCTTGTGATGGCAATGGTGCTGGGAAAAACACTGGGCTCTTTGTTTGATTGGCTGTATTTCCAGTGGTAGCAAGTAAAACAGACACGAAAGGTTGATGACGATGACGGACCGGGAGAAGGACCGGGAACAAAAAAACGGGGAACCCCCGTTTATGTACATACCGGAATCACAGAAAAACGAAGAACAGGGAATGGCAATCCCGACTCCTCCTTTTGAGTTAACCGAACGGACGGCTCAGCATGACCAGTCGCTTGCGAGACATGAAAAGGCGGACGGTGGTGAGGATGATGTTATCCCAGACAGTCTGGACGAGGTCTTCGAGCGTCTGGAGAACGAAGTCGGGTATAAAGTGAGCTTTGACATCGTCGTGCGGGAAATGACGTTTGGAGAAAGGCGTGTCGCCTTTTTCTACATGAATGGTTTGGCGAAGGATACGGTATTGACCGAAATTTTGAAGAGGCTTACTTATTTGCAGCCGGATGATATAACGGGCGATGCTTTTCATGATTTCCTGCACTTGTATGTGCCTGCGGCACAGGTAGAGAAAAAGGAAAAATGGAATGAAATGCTGACCTTTGTCTTGTCCGGCTCAACGGCGATGTTTATTGATAAAGAACCGCAAGCCATCATTATCGATGCCAAAGCCTTCCCGGCGCGCAATCCGGAGGAGCCGTCGCTAGAACGCGTTGTGCGCGGCAGCCGCGACGGCTTTGTCGAGACGCTGATGACGAACATTTCGCTCGTTCGCAGACGCTTGCGTGATCCCCAGCTCCGTTACGAGCTTCTCAGGGTCGGGGAGCGGACGCAGTCCGATATATGTATTGCTTATATTAACGACCTTGCGGATCCCGAGTTAGTCAAATCGATTAAGGATAAAATCAAACTGGTGCATATTGACGGGCTGCCGCTTGCGGATAAGCAGCTGGAGGAAGCAACCGTTCAACGGGGGTGGAATCCGTTCCCGCTCGTAAGGTATTCCGAGCGCCCGGATGTTGTTGCCGCCCATTTGCTGGAAGGCTCCGTTGTGGTATTCGTGGATACTTCGCCAAGCGCGATGCTTCTGCCGACAACCTTCTTTGACCTGATCCAGCATGCCGAGGAGAACCGGCAGACTCCGTTTATCGGAACCTATCTGCGGTGGGTCCGTTTTCTAGGGATTTTCTCTTCGTTGTTCCTGTTGCCTTTATGGCTCTTGTTCGTGGTCCATCCGGAGCTTAAGCCGCAGGCTCTAGCTTTCCTCGGACCGGAAAAAATCGGCAAGCTGCCGCTTATCGTACAGTTTCTGATCGTGGAAATTGGCGTTGATCTCATGAGGCTGGCTTCGGTGCATACGCCGTCCACGCTCGCCACGGCCGTTTCCCTCGTCGCGGCCATCATGGTTGGCGATATCGCGGTGAAGACCGGGCTTTTTATTAACGAGGTTATTCTCTATATGGCGATTGCGGCCATCGGGATGTTTGCGACGCCAAGCTATGAGCTGGGCCTTGCGAACCGGATCGTCAGGCTTGTGCTGATCGTCGCCGTCTCGTTGTTTAACGCGCCGGGATTTGTTATCGCTACGACTGCGATTCTGATGATGCTGTGCATGCAGCGTTCGTTCAACCGCCCGTATATGTGGCCGTTTATTCCGTTTGATTACAGAGCGATGATGAACATCATCCTGAGGAAGCCGGTACTTAAAAACCGGACTCGTCCAAACCTTCTCCGCCCGCAGCAAAGCGACAAAATGCCGCGGACCGAATAGAGGCCAAGAAATACAAATCAAATGTGAATTTATCCATTTCTCTCAAGGTTAGATTGCGATATACTGTGGCTATTGGTGCAAATCGTAATCAACTTCTATTACGTTCCTGTAGTAGATATCTGAGGGGGAGCATAATTCGTGTACTTACATGGCACAAGCAAAATTAATGCCCAGGGACATTTGGAGATTGGCGGAGTTGATGTAACGGATCTGGCGAAAGAGTACGGCACGCCGCTCTATATTGTCGACGAGACGCTTATTCGTCAACGGGCAAATGAATATGTATCCGCATTTAAGGAATCCGGCCTGAAATTCCAGGTTGCCTATGCAAGCAAAGCGTTCTCGGTTATGGCGATGTGCGCAATTGCCGATCAAGAAGGCTTGTCGCTCGACGTTGTATCCGACGGAGAGCTGTATACGGCTTTGCAAGCAGGTTTTCCAGCAGCCCGCATCCATTTCCACGGCAACAACAAAACGCCGGACGAAATCAACATGGCGCTGGACGCCAATATCGGTTGCTTCGTTGTAGACAACTTTGTAGAGCTGCGCATGCTGAATGCGCTTGCCGCAGACAAAGGCAAAAAAGTGAAAATCCTGTTCCGTATTACACCGGGCGTAGAAGCACATACGCATGAATATATATCGACTGGCCAAGAAGACTCGAAGTTTGGCTTTGATCTTGGCAATGGTGCAGCAAAGCAAGCAATCCAGGAAGCACTTGAGCTCTCGAACCTTGAAATTCTGGGCGTGCATTCCCATATCGGCTCCCAAATTTTCGAAGTTGACGGCTTCCGCATGGCAGTTGATAAAGTTGTAGCGTTCGCCGTTCAAATCCGCGACGAGCTGGGGCTTACCTTTAAGGTGATCAACCTTGGCGGCGGCTTTGGCATCCGTTACGTGGAAGGCGACACTCCGCTTCCTGTAGCCCAATATGTTGCCGCCATTACCGACGCGGTTATTTCGAATTTCTCGGCCGCGGAATTCCCGCTGCCTGAGATTTGGGTTGAGCCGGGCCGCAGCATCGTTGGTGATGCGGGCACAACTCTGTATACCGTAGGCACGATGAAAGACATCCCTGGCGTACGCAAATATATCGCGGTGGACGGCGGCATGATGGATAACCCTCGTCCTGCCCTGTATCAATCCCAGTACGAAGCGATCCTGGCGAACCGCGCTAACGAAGCCAATACGGAAACCGTTACAATCGCAGGCAAAGCTTGCGAGAGCGGCGACAAGCTCATTATCGACCTTGAGCTGCCAAAAGCGGAAACGGGCGACTTGCTTGCCGTCTCCTGCACAGGCGCTTATAACTACTCGATGGCGAGCAACTACAACCGTTTCCGCCGTCCTGCCGTTGTCTTCGTAAAAGACGGCCAATCCGACCTTGTTGTACAGCGGGAATCGCTCGAAAATATCGTCGGTAACGACGTAATTCCGGCAAGACTTCTCAAATCGCTTGCTAAGTGAGGGAGATTTTTGGTAACGTAGTCTTATTCGACATAGAAAGGTAGATGTTACACATGGCTAAACAAGCAAAAATCACACTTGAGAACGGTGCAGAAGTTATTCTCGACCTGTTCGAACAAGATGCTCCAAATACGGTAGCAAACTTCGAAAAGCTTGCAAACGAAGGTTTCTATAACGGCGTGGTATTCCACCGCGTTATTCCTGGCTTCGTTGCGCAAGGCGGTTGCCCTAACGGTACTGGCACAGGCGGTCCTGGCTACACGATCAATTGCGAGATCAACCCGAACAAACATGAGCGCGGTTCGCTCGCAATGGCACACGCAGGCCGCAACACAGGCGGAAGCCAGTTCTACATTGGCTACCAGCCGCAGCCGCATCTTGACGGCCAACATACGGTATTTGGCAAAGTTGCCAAAGGCATGGAGCATGTTGACGCGTTTAAAGGACGCGACAAAATGCAAAAGGTTGAAGTTTACGAAGTTTAATGTTAAGATACTAACAAATTTATAGTTTGTGGCTTACCTTCGGGGCAGGGTGAAAATCCCAACCGGCGGTGATCGAGCGGCGTCTGCACAACAGGAGTCACCTGCGTGCGGCGCTTTCTCGTCAGTCCGTGACCCGGGCCATCCCATGCAAGAGCGATTCATCGCATTGCGCGGGAAGGAACGGTGGACCTGGTGCAAATCCGGGACCGACAGTATAGTCTGGATGGGAGAAGGGGACACATTTGATGCGTTTGCGTATGAGCGTTCATGCTTATTTTTCTTGTGCTTATTTTCACAAGTGGGATAGGTTTGTTTGAAATATAAGAAAGTATTACTGGACTTATATTTCATCCGCGAAAGGTTTGCGGTTCTTTTTTGGAGCTGCATAGCCGTTTGTGTATGAATAGCTTTATTTTGCAAGCATGGAATGGTTATTTTTCCCACCCCCGTTGGCTAAGCTGGCTAATGGGGGTGTTTTTGCATTTAT
This region of Paenibacillus sp. JDR-2 genomic DNA includes:
- a CDS encoding purine-nucleoside phosphorylase, whose protein sequence is MSSTTMTAAQIKEAASFIAGKVQVKPEIGLIMGSGLGVLGDHIENPVTIDYSDIPHFPVSTVEGHAGELVVGNLSGRAVVLMRGRFHMYEGYGPELTAFPVRVMKALGVTALLVTNAAGGVNLDYEAGNLMLISDHLNMTGKNPLIGPNDNELGVRFPDMSEAYSKRLRAIARDTAAKQGLKLQEGVYAGLLGPTYETPAEIRMLRVLGADAVGMSTVAEVIAARHSGIEVLGISCISNMAAGVLDQPLSHDEVIETTERVKAEFLALVKEVIRLF
- a CDS encoding aspartyl-phosphate phosphatase Spo0E family protein is translated as MDKLLLVEIEQLRGKMVEKAMKKKTFVHREVLQLSQMLDELIVRQQMLRAHSHK
- a CDS encoding pyrimidine-nucleoside phosphorylase, with product MRAVDLIQKKRDGGELTAKELTFLVDGYCDGDIPDYQMSAWAMAVLFRGMTPAETAALTLAMANSGDQVDLAPIAGVKVDKHSTGGVGDKTTLIIAPLVASVGVPVAKMSGRGLGHTGGTIDKLESIAGFQTELTREKFLEQVNELGLSVIGQSGNLAPADKKLYALRDVTATVESIPLIASSVMSKKIAAGADAIVLDVKTGSGAFMKTVDDSEKLAQAMVDIGTKVGRQTAAVISDMDQPLGFAIGNALEVREAIETLQGNGPADLTELCLTLGAHMVVLGGKASTVAEAKGLLQSQLANGEALAKFKQFVSAQGGDVSVVDDLDRLPQAAEQAEVKAAAAGFIAAIDAEELGIAAMLLGAGRATKDASIDYSVGITIRKKVGDAVSEGDTLAVLHTRAQDPAVEEVIAKVREAYTIAADKPEERPLLLSVVTAEGTKRY
- a CDS encoding D-alanyl-D-alanine carboxypeptidase family protein yields the protein MKKVCTKLFILFAAFALTAMPAAANANAVISAKEPVPGAQGQQQQTASLDLAPSARSAVLMDADSGTVIYEKDSNVKLPPASITKVMTMLLIMEALDDGKIKLTDKVPTSEYAASMGGSQIFLEPGEEMTVDEMLKGIAMASGNDASVAMAEKLAGSEQQFVVMMNEKAQQLGLQNTHFANCNGLPAADHYTSAHDIAVMSRELLKHSEITKYTGSYQDYLRKTSEKPFWLVNTNKLVRFYSGADGLKTGFTNEAKFCLTATAKRDNLRVIAVVMGEPNTKTRNAEVSQMLDFTFAQYTTHPIFKEGDTMGTIKVEKGAVREIPLVAKHPYSILLKKGAATQDIRYELQIDQPLKAPVAIGQSIGKLVVYQGDQVVKEFPVDAPQSINKAGWFKLLKRSFGGLFS
- the spoIIAA gene encoding anti-sigma F factor antagonist is translated as MSLQAELEHYRNVLIVRLRGELDHHTADIVRNKMEAEIMRGESHHIILSLKDLQFMDSSGLGVILGRYKQIRSKGGKMVVCDVNPSVYRLFEMSGLFKIMSIYDNERMAISSLEVVS
- the spoIIAB gene encoding anti-sigma F factor; the protein is MGRNEMTLSFSARSENEAFARIAVASFVSQLDPTLEELNDLKTAVSEAVTNSIIHGYDSDPAGKVTIEASIDGDVVSIAIWDNGRGIEDLELARQPLFTSKPEMERSGMGFTIMENFMDRFEVTSELGQGTRVAMLKRIESKKALYN
- the sigF gene encoding RNA polymerase sporulation sigma factor SigF; the encoded protein is MDVDLKQTAQPYLDDAEVKRLIALSQSGDTIARDTLVQCNIRLVWSVVQRFINRGYEPEDLFQIGCIGLLKSVDKFDLSYDVKFSTYAVPMIIGEIQRFLRDDGTLKVSRSLKETANKVRKMKDELSKTLGRLPTVSEVADRLGITPEDVVFAQEANKPPTSIHETVFENDGDPITLMDQIADDSQERWFDKLALIEAIEGLSERERLIVYLRYYRDKTQSEVASRLGISQVQVSRLEKKILQSIREQIAQ
- a CDS encoding AAA family ATPase — translated: MNKIFIVGIVASGKTTLAKHLSEQLQIPWYELDAIVHHQTDSGRSKRTVEEQHEVLMEIDRNGAWIFEGTDRDSYQCLYQMAEKIIFVDTPLQVRLWRIVSRFVKQKLGLEPCHYKPDFHMLRMMFKWTSDFERNKTAFEAKLQTHGDKVIRCKELKKKRPNGFAAP
- a CDS encoding DNA topology modulation protein: MKRIAIIGSGGAGKSTMARKLGQALHREVSHLDALFWKPNWVGVPRQEQIIVQNELVNREEWIIDGNYGGTLDIRLNAADTIIYLDFPRLLCMYRAVKRSIQYRNKTRPDMGAGCKEKIDLQFLKWIWEYPNTKRPEIINKLQQLSEEKQIVILKSPGEAKRFLASLGKDRG
- a CDS encoding stage V sporulation protein AA, producing the protein MEATEPSALYLRLKKKVCIRPERSVTLGQVSRLLAPNEKLEQELSELVLYRHHKGDGNRVVIDLLQIVRVVREAAPGLSVEAYGDPQVLIMISPKPQKPRIAVLIFAWLLLFFGAGLAIMNFHTDVSMKEVHIRIVELLTGKRTDHPLWFQIPYSIGIGLGMILFFNHLFKKRFNEEPNPLEVELYTYQENVNAYVIADEMRKKNRQHGERGDDDG
- a CDS encoding stage V sporulation protein AB — its product is MTMGDWLMHVFVMLLGLSGGLAVGSGLVAFLIILDLIPRLAQIAYAYRVSIWFETAVICGSMYWTFADFMDWRLALPKAIILTISGLMTGMFVGMLAGALTEVMNVLPILAKRMNLSDYLVGLVMAMVLGKTLGSLFDWLYFQW